In Hamadaea flava, a genomic segment contains:
- a CDS encoding carbohydrate binding domain-containing protein encodes MYRRILAVAGAALLAGAAVLVASTSASAANILSNPGLESGTLSPWSCSGNLGSVVTTPVHSGSRALQGAASAADNAKCTQTVAVQANTAYTLTAWVRGGSGYVYLGVTGGNQVWNPSAASNWVQLSVAYTTGASQTSLQIFVQGWYGTGTYYADDFSLDGPGGNPSPSPTTSAPPGVPGTPGTPSVTGTTASSISLSWSASSGTVTGYRVYEGTTVRATVTGTTATISGLGACASHTYTVAAYNNSGESAKSGATTGSTTGCTSTGAMAAPYYYNGWGSPPSITTVMSATGIKQFTMAFMLSGGGCTPAWDSSRPLTGGVDQQTINAVRAAGGDVEISFGGWSGNKLGPNCSSATALAAAYQQVISAYNLKYIDIDIENTDEFENEAVQDRILGALKIVKANNPGIKTIVTFGTSTTGPTYYGTRLINQAAALGANIDVFTIMPFDFGGGADMYNNTVNAANGLKNALKTAFGWTDAQAYAHLGISGMNGYSDQSEITTTAIWTNIRNWANTNHIARLAFWSVNRDRGCAGGGVQESCSGIAQSDWAFTSITAGFTG; translated from the coding sequence ATGTACCGACGCATCTTGGCGGTCGCCGGCGCCGCGCTGCTGGCCGGCGCCGCCGTGCTCGTCGCATCCACCTCCGCCTCGGCCGCGAACATCCTGTCCAACCCCGGCCTCGAGAGCGGAACCCTGAGCCCGTGGTCGTGCTCGGGAAATCTCGGTTCGGTCGTCACCACCCCTGTCCACAGTGGCAGCCGAGCCCTCCAGGGCGCGGCGTCCGCGGCGGACAACGCCAAGTGCACGCAAACGGTCGCCGTCCAGGCCAACACCGCGTACACGCTGACCGCCTGGGTCCGGGGTGGCAGTGGCTACGTCTACCTCGGCGTCACCGGCGGCAACCAGGTCTGGAACCCGTCCGCCGCGAGCAACTGGGTCCAGCTGTCCGTCGCGTACACCACCGGCGCTTCGCAGACCTCGCTGCAGATCTTCGTGCAGGGCTGGTACGGCACCGGCACGTACTACGCCGACGACTTCTCGCTCGACGGCCCCGGCGGCAACCCGTCGCCGAGCCCCACGACGTCGGCTCCGCCCGGCGTACCGGGGACTCCGGGCACCCCGTCGGTGACCGGCACCACCGCGTCGAGCATCTCGCTGTCGTGGAGCGCCTCGTCCGGCACCGTCACCGGCTACCGGGTCTACGAGGGCACCACCGTACGCGCGACGGTCACCGGCACCACGGCGACCATCTCCGGTCTCGGGGCCTGCGCCAGCCACACCTACACCGTGGCGGCGTACAACAACTCCGGTGAGTCGGCGAAGTCCGGCGCGACGACCGGCAGCACCACCGGTTGCACGAGCACGGGTGCGATGGCGGCGCCGTACTACTACAACGGCTGGGGCAGCCCGCCGTCGATCACGACCGTCATGTCGGCGACCGGTATCAAGCAGTTCACCATGGCGTTCATGCTCTCCGGTGGCGGCTGCACCCCGGCCTGGGACAGCTCCCGTCCGCTGACCGGCGGCGTCGACCAGCAGACCATCAACGCGGTCCGCGCGGCCGGCGGCGACGTCGAGATCTCCTTCGGCGGCTGGTCGGGCAACAAGCTCGGCCCGAACTGCTCCAGCGCGACCGCCCTGGCGGCGGCGTACCAGCAGGTCATCTCGGCGTACAACCTGAAGTACATCGACATCGACATCGAGAACACCGACGAGTTCGAGAACGAGGCCGTGCAGGACCGGATCCTCGGCGCGCTGAAGATCGTCAAGGCGAACAACCCGGGCATCAAGACGATCGTCACCTTCGGCACTTCGACGACCGGCCCGACGTACTACGGCACGCGGCTGATCAACCAGGCGGCGGCGCTGGGCGCGAACATCGACGTCTTCACCATCATGCCGTTCGACTTCGGTGGCGGGGCCGACATGTACAACAACACCGTCAACGCGGCCAACGGCCTGAAGAACGCGCTGAAGACGGCGTTCGGCTGGACCGACGCGCAGGCGTACGCGCACCTCGGCATCTCCGGCATGAACGGCTACTCGGACCAGTCCGAGATCACCACCACCGCCATCTGGACCAACATCCGGAACTGGGCCAACACCAACCACATCGCGCGGCTGGCGTTCTGGTCGGTCAACCGGGACCGGGGTTGCGCCGGCGGCGGCGTACAGGAGTCCTGCTCCGGCATCGCGCAGTCGGACTGGGCGTTCACCAGCATCACGGCCGGGTTCACCGGCTGA
- a CDS encoding AI-2E family transporter, with protein sequence MPETPPPHRTRPLAAEATGHPFKIGLWIGLALLLVVVAANLVQAAGTVLTIVAAAGFFAIGFNPVVKWMMRRGMSRGLAVLLLFIGFLLLACGFLALLIPVAVSQLGSVIDAIPGWIQQVLNDPRVQELTSSEDVVAKVEQLITPANISNVLGGLLGGATTVAAGIFNFVTAFILMFFILAGFDRLRDGAYQLIPLSRRDRVAGIADQILDKVGGYLVGSLSIAFVAGTVALIYLWIVSVPYALLLALVVAVCDLIPQIGATLGATIVTLVAFGARGLGVAIATIIFFVVYQQLENWLIYPRVMRQAVQISNLAAIVSVLIGFAMFGVMGVFISVPGYAAIQLIIRQVVHPRQDSL encoded by the coding sequence ATGCCGGAGACTCCGCCCCCGCACCGGACCCGACCGCTGGCCGCCGAGGCGACAGGTCATCCGTTCAAGATCGGGCTCTGGATAGGACTCGCGCTGCTCCTGGTCGTGGTGGCGGCCAACCTGGTTCAGGCGGCCGGCACCGTGCTCACCATCGTGGCCGCGGCCGGGTTCTTCGCCATCGGCTTCAACCCGGTCGTGAAGTGGATGATGCGCCGCGGCATGTCCCGGGGCCTGGCCGTCCTGCTGCTGTTCATCGGGTTCCTGTTGCTGGCCTGCGGCTTCCTCGCGCTGCTCATCCCGGTCGCGGTCAGCCAGCTCGGCTCGGTCATCGACGCGATCCCGGGCTGGATCCAGCAGGTCCTCAACGATCCCCGGGTCCAGGAGCTGACCAGCAGCGAGGACGTCGTGGCGAAGGTGGAACAGCTGATCACGCCGGCGAACATCAGCAACGTCCTGGGCGGGCTGCTCGGCGGGGCCACCACTGTCGCGGCCGGGATCTTCAACTTCGTGACCGCGTTCATCCTGATGTTCTTCATCCTGGCCGGCTTCGACCGGCTCCGGGACGGCGCGTACCAGCTGATCCCGTTGAGCCGGCGCGACCGCGTCGCGGGGATCGCCGACCAGATCCTCGACAAGGTCGGCGGCTACCTCGTCGGCTCGCTGAGCATCGCGTTCGTCGCCGGCACCGTCGCGCTGATCTACCTGTGGATCGTCAGCGTCCCGTACGCCCTCCTGCTCGCCCTGGTCGTGGCGGTCTGCGACCTCATCCCCCAGATCGGGGCCACCCTCGGCGCGACGATCGTGACTCTGGTGGCCTTCGGCGCCCGGGGCCTCGGCGTCGCGATCGCCACGATCATCTTCTTCGTGGTCTACCAGCAGCTCGAAAACTGGCTGATCTATCCCAGGGTGATGCGGCAGGCGGTGCAGATCTCCAACCTGGCGGCGATCGTCTCGGTGCTCATCGGATTCGCCATGTTCGGCGTGATGGGCGTGTTCATCTCCGTCCCCGGGTACGCCGCGATCCAGCTGATCATCCGGCAGGTGGTCCATCCCCGGCAGGACTCGCTCTAG
- the ddaH gene encoding dimethylargininase, with protein sequence MPTRRYLMCRPTHFAVTYRINPWMDPAAPYDTALAISQWTELKRVYESLGHQIEEIDPLPGLPDMVFAANGGTVVDGKALAVQFRDAERADEGPAYAEWFRGAGFEVTEAKAINEGEGDILLAGDYILAGTGFRTSHAAHAEVQELFGRPVITLQLVDPRFYHLDTALAVLSHGDRDERSREEPGVQSVKPVNVAYLPEAFSPGSQAVLRQLFPNAVIATVADAEVLGLNAVSDGETVVLPVQAVALAAALEQAGYQTIGVDVSELRLAGGGPKCCTLELRS encoded by the coding sequence ATGCCGACACGCCGTTACCTGATGTGCCGACCGACCCACTTCGCGGTCACCTACCGGATCAATCCCTGGATGGATCCCGCCGCCCCGTACGACACCGCCCTGGCCATTTCGCAGTGGACCGAGCTGAAGCGGGTCTACGAGAGCCTCGGCCACCAGATCGAGGAGATCGACCCGCTGCCCGGACTGCCCGACATGGTGTTCGCCGCCAACGGCGGAACCGTCGTCGACGGCAAGGCGCTGGCCGTGCAGTTCCGCGACGCCGAGCGCGCCGACGAGGGTCCGGCGTACGCCGAATGGTTCCGGGGCGCTGGCTTCGAGGTCACCGAGGCGAAGGCGATCAACGAGGGCGAAGGCGACATCCTGCTCGCCGGCGACTACATCCTGGCCGGAACCGGATTCCGCACCTCGCACGCCGCCCACGCGGAGGTCCAGGAGCTGTTCGGCCGCCCGGTCATCACCCTGCAGCTCGTCGACCCGCGGTTCTACCACCTCGACACCGCTCTCGCGGTGCTGTCGCATGGCGATCGTGATGAGCGCTCGCGTGAAGAGCCAGGAGTGCAGTCAGTCAAGCCGGTGAACGTGGCGTACCTGCCCGAGGCGTTCTCGCCGGGCAGCCAGGCCGTGCTCCGCCAGCTGTTCCCGAACGCCGTCATCGCGACCGTCGCCGACGCCGAGGTGCTCGGCCTCAACGCGGTCAGCGACGGCGAAACCGTCGTCCTGCCGGTGCAGGCGGTGGCGCTCGCCGCCGCCCTGGAGCAGGCTGGATACCAGACCATCGGAGTCGACGTCAGCGAGCTGCGGCTCGCCGGCGGCGGCCCCAAGTGCTGCACCCTGGAGCTGCGTTCATGA
- a CDS encoding SDR family oxidoreductase has product MRVAIVTGAARGIGAVTAQRLAADGMKVAVVDLDEQSCQATVDEIRKNGGEAVAVGADVSDTDAVAAAVDRVAEQLGAPTVLVNNAGVIRDNLLFKMTDSDWDSVISVHLRGAFLMTRAAQAHMTQAKYGRIVNLSSTSALGNRGQANYAAAKAGLQGFTKTLAIELGPFGVTANAVAPGFIVTEMTAATAARVGVDFEQFQAARAAETPVRRVGYPADIAHTISFLVSEGAGFVTGQVVYVAGGPRG; this is encoded by the coding sequence ATGCGAGTGGCGATCGTGACCGGGGCGGCCCGGGGGATCGGTGCGGTGACGGCTCAGCGGCTGGCCGCCGACGGGATGAAGGTCGCGGTCGTCGACCTGGACGAGCAGTCGTGCCAGGCGACCGTCGACGAGATTCGCAAGAACGGCGGCGAAGCCGTGGCGGTCGGTGCGGACGTCAGTGACACCGACGCCGTGGCGGCGGCGGTCGACCGGGTGGCCGAGCAGCTCGGCGCGCCCACGGTGCTGGTGAACAACGCCGGGGTCATCCGCGACAACCTGCTGTTCAAGATGACCGACTCGGACTGGGACAGCGTGATCTCCGTGCACCTGCGGGGCGCGTTCCTGATGACCCGGGCGGCGCAGGCGCACATGACGCAGGCGAAGTACGGCCGGATCGTGAACCTGTCGAGCACGTCCGCACTGGGCAACCGGGGTCAGGCGAACTACGCCGCCGCGAAGGCCGGCCTCCAGGGCTTCACCAAGACGCTGGCGATCGAACTCGGCCCGTTCGGCGTCACCGCCAACGCGGTCGCGCCGGGCTTCATCGTCACCGAGATGACCGCCGCGACCGCTGCCCGGGTCGGGGTGGACTTCGAGCAGTTCCAGGCGGCTCGCGCGGCCGAGACCCCGGTACGCCGCGTCGGCTATCCGGCCGACATCGCGCACACGATCTCGTTCCTCGTCAGCGAGGGCGCGGGGTTCGTCACCGGCCAGGTCGTCTACGTCGCAGGCGGCCCGCGCGGCTGA
- a CDS encoding TetR/AcrR family transcriptional regulator, with amino-acid sequence MGELGLRERKKKETSARLWRAALDLFAERGFDAVSTAEIAAAADVSKMTLFNYFPTKEDLILMPVEDHIDEPARVVRARPDGQSPVEALRTQFLGALAARDPATGLSDSEPVMLMQRLARSTPSLLARALHYELTRANTLADALAEPGPTTPFDHVRARQIMGVISALVEHNVARVLAGDKPDAVYPEAVTLAERGFDLLE; translated from the coding sequence ATGGGAGAGCTGGGGCTGCGCGAGCGCAAGAAGAAGGAGACCTCCGCACGGCTCTGGCGCGCGGCGCTGGATCTGTTCGCCGAGCGGGGCTTCGACGCCGTGTCCACGGCCGAGATCGCGGCCGCCGCCGATGTCTCGAAGATGACCTTGTTCAACTACTTCCCGACCAAGGAGGACCTGATCCTCATGCCGGTCGAGGACCACATCGACGAGCCGGCCCGGGTCGTCCGCGCCCGCCCCGACGGGCAGTCCCCGGTCGAGGCGCTGCGGACGCAGTTCCTGGGGGCGCTGGCCGCACGAGATCCCGCCACTGGACTGAGCGACAGCGAACCGGTCATGCTGATGCAACGGCTCGCCCGCAGTACGCCGTCCCTGCTGGCCCGCGCCCTGCACTACGAGCTGACCCGGGCGAACACGTTGGCCGACGCCCTGGCCGAGCCCGGCCCGACCACCCCGTTCGACCACGTACGCGCCCGCCAGATCATGGGCGTGATCAGCGCACTCGTCGAACACAACGTGGCCCGTGTCCTCGCCGGCGACAAGCCGGACGCCGTCTACCCGGAGGCCGTCACCCTCGCCGAACGAGGATTCGACCTCCTTGAATGA
- a CDS encoding MFS transporter, with product MTERQKKIAMLLCVFTIVMAVIDNNIVSAAVVPIVRELDPVHGVDRLPWLVSAFALAATAMLPLYGKLCDVFGPKLVYLGAIATFLAGSALCGAAQSMGQLIAFRALQGAGAGGLMSVTMVVLAHLAGGPGSGSTRGGNFGGVVAGAGMALGPFLGGILADHGQWRWIFYLNLPVGLLILIVSARLLRLPESERTHRIDFLGAGLAAAFAVGLLLISEWGGREYAWDSPTILGLVVATLALLGAFLWRQAVAAEPILPLSLFRNATISLGFAIQGLMGLTMMGSMVYVMVYLQVVRGVPAAQAGLYLIPMAAGLTVVGMVAGKLSESGVSRKGLLVSGTAIGTLAIGTLTFVGADTDLWYVRGSLFVLGIGFGQLLGLLIAVVQQAAPRTQLGVATTAIRFFQNLGGALGAAVLGTILSRAFTARMPGMSTSAVATLTGDVRTAAVNALVHSMDLVFMVATGAMAVSVVLALMLRMPVATPEPAAQPTLAPEPAKV from the coding sequence ATGACGGAACGACAGAAGAAGATCGCGATGCTGCTCTGCGTCTTCACGATCGTGATGGCCGTGATCGACAACAACATCGTCTCGGCGGCGGTCGTCCCGATCGTCCGGGAGCTGGACCCGGTGCACGGTGTCGATCGGCTGCCGTGGCTCGTCAGCGCCTTCGCGCTGGCCGCGACGGCGATGCTGCCGCTGTACGGGAAACTGTGCGACGTCTTCGGCCCCAAGCTGGTCTACCTGGGCGCGATCGCGACCTTCCTCGCCGGTTCGGCGCTCTGCGGCGCGGCTCAGAGCATGGGGCAGCTCATCGCCTTCCGGGCACTCCAAGGCGCCGGCGCCGGTGGGCTGATGAGCGTCACGATGGTGGTGCTGGCGCACCTCGCCGGCGGTCCGGGCAGCGGCAGCACGCGCGGCGGCAACTTCGGTGGCGTCGTGGCCGGCGCGGGCATGGCGCTCGGGCCGTTCCTCGGCGGCATCCTGGCCGACCACGGCCAGTGGCGCTGGATCTTCTACCTCAACCTCCCGGTCGGGCTGCTCATCCTGATCGTTTCGGCCCGGCTGCTGCGGCTGCCCGAGAGCGAGCGCACGCACCGCATCGACTTCCTCGGCGCGGGCCTGGCCGCGGCGTTCGCCGTCGGGCTGCTGCTGATCAGCGAGTGGGGCGGCAGGGAGTACGCCTGGGACTCGCCGACGATCCTCGGTCTCGTGGTCGCCACGCTCGCACTGCTGGGCGCGTTCCTCTGGCGGCAGGCGGTCGCGGCCGAGCCGATCCTGCCGCTGAGCCTGTTCCGCAACGCCACGATCAGCCTCGGGTTCGCCATCCAGGGCCTGATGGGGCTGACCATGATGGGCTCGATGGTCTACGTCATGGTCTACCTGCAGGTGGTCCGGGGTGTACCGGCCGCGCAGGCGGGCCTCTACCTGATCCCGATGGCGGCCGGGCTGACGGTCGTCGGGATGGTCGCGGGCAAGCTCAGCGAGTCCGGAGTCTCGCGTAAGGGGCTGCTCGTCTCGGGCACGGCGATCGGGACGCTCGCCATCGGCACGCTCACCTTCGTCGGGGCGGACACCGACCTCTGGTACGTCCGGGGTTCGCTGTTCGTCCTTGGCATCGGCTTCGGGCAGCTGCTCGGGCTGCTCATCGCGGTCGTGCAGCAGGCCGCTCCGCGTACGCAGTTGGGCGTCGCCACGACCGCGATCCGGTTCTTCCAGAACCTCGGCGGCGCGTTGGGAGCCGCCGTCCTCGGGACGATCCTCAGCCGCGCCTTCACCGCCCGGATGCCGGGGATGTCCACCTCGGCGGTCGCCACTCTGACCGGCGACGTACGCACCGCCGCCGTGAACGCCCTCGTCCACAGCATGGATCTGGTCTTCATGGTGGCGACGGGTGCGATGGCGGTGAGCGTGGTCCTCGCCCTGATGCTGCGGATGCCCGTCGCGACGCCGGAACCGGCGGCGCAGCCGACGCTCGCCCCGGAGCCGGCGAAGGTCTGA
- a CDS encoding N-acetylmuramoyl-L-alanine amidase, which produces MQPPQRRFRLLASLSALTFVASGLAATPGAAAETTASSRQQAYTDAAAEFGVPADILLAVSYLESRWDVNGGLPSTSAGFGPMHLTDAAYVTSLPREEEATDAPAEDSRGDDSRTTVKAPIEQPAGTGADPAALQTLDAAATATGLSKEELRTDVTANIRGGAALLSAYQQELTAPTGANSDVAEWYGAVARYSGATDDAAAAAFADEVYATLAEGAARTTDDGQALALTARATTPNRQWLNGLGLRHLQRPDGLECPVNLDCEWIPAPYQVLPGDDYGNHDLGNRPAQQKIEYIVIHDTEGYYPGVINMVQDPTYVSWNYTLRSVDGHIAQHVKAKDVAWHAGNWYVNSKSIGLEHEGFAANGAWYTEAMYRTSSKLVRYLALRLGIPLDRQHIIGHDNVPGITPANVGGMHWDPGPYWDWARYMELLKAPIRGIGTAHGGMVTIKPDYATNQPAFTGCVKKGVLCAAHGSGSVVLRTAPDANAPLLTDFYLNGTKPATMHISDHGARVETGQQYAIADRQGDWVAIWYLGQKGWFYNPPSNPAAVWSTGFVITPKAGKATIPVYGRAYPEAAAYPAGVPVQAIAPLTGYTLAAGQKYVVGNILPSEYYRAVTFDGSSPGDWTVVRGETKYVQIQFGHRIMFVNLADVDIRPAVV; this is translated from the coding sequence ATGCAACCCCCACAGCGCCGTTTCCGGCTGCTGGCCTCATTGAGCGCACTCACCTTCGTCGCGAGCGGACTCGCCGCGACCCCGGGTGCCGCCGCCGAGACCACGGCCTCATCCAGACAACAGGCCTACACCGACGCCGCCGCCGAGTTCGGCGTACCGGCGGACATCCTGCTCGCCGTCTCCTATCTGGAGTCCCGCTGGGACGTCAACGGCGGCCTGCCCAGCACCAGCGCCGGGTTCGGCCCGATGCACCTGACCGACGCGGCGTACGTGACGTCGCTCCCCCGGGAGGAGGAGGCGACCGACGCGCCGGCCGAGGACTCCCGAGGCGACGACTCGCGGACGACGGTCAAGGCTCCGATCGAGCAGCCGGCCGGGACCGGCGCCGACCCCGCCGCCCTGCAGACGCTGGACGCGGCCGCCACGGCGACCGGCCTGTCCAAGGAGGAGCTGCGGACCGACGTCACGGCCAACATCCGTGGCGGCGCGGCGCTGCTTTCGGCGTACCAGCAGGAATTGACCGCACCGACCGGCGCGAACAGCGACGTGGCCGAGTGGTACGGCGCGGTGGCCCGCTACAGCGGCGCGACCGACGACGCCGCCGCGGCCGCCTTCGCGGACGAGGTGTACGCGACGCTGGCCGAAGGCGCAGCCCGGACCACCGACGACGGCCAGGCGCTGGCCCTCACCGCCCGCGCCACCACGCCGAACCGGCAGTGGCTGAACGGCCTGGGCCTGCGGCACCTGCAGCGGCCCGACGGCCTGGAGTGCCCGGTCAACCTGGACTGCGAGTGGATTCCGGCACCCTACCAGGTGCTGCCCGGCGACGACTACGGCAACCACGACCTGGGCAACCGCCCGGCGCAGCAGAAGATCGAGTACATCGTCATCCACGACACCGAGGGTTACTACCCGGGTGTCATCAACATGGTGCAGGACCCGACCTACGTGAGCTGGAACTACACGCTCCGCTCGGTCGACGGCCACATCGCGCAGCACGTCAAGGCCAAGGACGTGGCCTGGCACGCCGGCAACTGGTACGTCAACTCGAAGTCGATCGGCCTCGAGCACGAGGGCTTCGCCGCCAACGGCGCCTGGTACACCGAGGCGATGTACCGCACGTCGTCGAAGCTGGTCCGGTACCTGGCCCTGCGACTGGGCATCCCGCTGGACCGCCAGCACATCATCGGCCACGACAACGTCCCCGGCATCACCCCGGCCAACGTCGGCGGCATGCACTGGGACCCGGGCCCCTACTGGGACTGGGCGCGCTACATGGAGCTGCTGAAGGCTCCGATCCGCGGCATCGGCACCGCCCACGGCGGCATGGTGACCATCAAGCCGGACTACGCCACCAACCAGCCGGCCTTCACCGGCTGCGTCAAGAAGGGCGTGCTGTGCGCCGCCCACGGCTCCGGCTCGGTCGTGCTGCGTACGGCGCCGGACGCCAACGCGCCGCTGCTGACCGACTTCTACCTGAACGGCACCAAGCCCGCCACGATGCACATCTCCGACCACGGAGCCCGCGTCGAGACCGGCCAGCAGTACGCCATCGCCGACCGGCAGGGCGACTGGGTCGCGATCTGGTACCTGGGCCAGAAGGGCTGGTTCTACAACCCGCCGTCGAACCCGGCCGCCGTGTGGTCGACCGGTTTCGTCATCACCCCCAAGGCGGGCAAGGCCACCATCCCGGTCTACGGCCGGGCGTACCCGGAGGCGGCGGCGTACCCGGCCGGCGTACCGGTGCAGGCGATCGCGCCGTTGACCGGATACACCCTGGCCGCCGGGCAGAAGTACGTCGTGGGCAACATCCTGCCCAGCGAGTACTACCGCGCGGTGACCTTCGACGGGTCGAGCCCCGGTGACTGGACAGTCGTCCGAGGCGAGACGAAGTACGTCCAGATCCAGTTCGGCCACCGGATCATGTTCGTGAACCTGGCCGACGTCGACATCCGTCCCGCGGTGGTCTAA
- a CDS encoding sugar transferase — MTTASVSAALSDASASTAADEVRRLAERRRIYVRTLVACDAVVIAAAIFGGYLARFSTASPPRIDVPYGLIGVTLGLAWLIWLRTARCYDERVLGYGTDEYRRVAGASARLAGTVAILGYIINIGVSRSFLAIAFLMGTVGLITARWVARKRLHRARSRGTGWSHRVLVVGDAAHVLELVRQLRREPYTGYRVVGACIPDGLLVPRTVGAPQQRLGDVPVVGSFRNIVEAATGARADTIAVTGSNELTASRLRRLGWQLEGSGMDLVVAPALVDVAGPRIHTRPVAGLPLIHVEQPDFAGGTKIVKNVVERILAIGGLLVALPVLVLVAIAVKLDSRGPILFRQRRVGQHGIEFDVFKFRTMVVDADQLVETMSGLNETNGLMFKMRQDPRVTRVGRILRKYSLDELPQLVNVVRGDMSLVGPRPPLPKEVAKYDGDVARRLLVKPGITGLWQVSGRSDLSWEDGIRLDLYYVENWSLTSDLSILWKTVGAVVRSRGAY; from the coding sequence ATGACCACGGCTTCCGTATCCGCCGCGCTGAGTGACGCGTCCGCGTCCACAGCCGCGGATGAGGTGCGCCGGCTCGCCGAACGGCGCCGCATCTATGTGCGTACCCTTGTCGCCTGCGACGCGGTGGTGATCGCAGCCGCGATCTTCGGCGGCTACCTGGCCCGGTTCTCCACCGCGAGTCCGCCGCGTATCGACGTCCCGTATGGACTGATCGGCGTGACGCTGGGCTTGGCCTGGCTGATCTGGTTGCGGACCGCGCGGTGCTACGACGAGCGGGTGCTCGGCTACGGCACCGACGAGTACCGCCGGGTCGCGGGCGCCAGCGCGCGGCTCGCGGGCACCGTGGCCATCCTCGGCTACATCATCAACATCGGCGTCTCGCGCAGCTTCCTCGCCATCGCGTTCCTGATGGGCACCGTCGGGCTCATCACCGCGCGCTGGGTGGCGCGCAAGCGCCTGCACCGCGCGCGCTCCCGCGGCACCGGCTGGTCGCATCGGGTCCTGGTGGTGGGTGACGCGGCCCATGTCCTTGAGCTGGTACGCCAATTGCGACGCGAGCCCTACACGGGCTACCGGGTGGTCGGCGCGTGCATCCCGGACGGCCTGCTCGTGCCCCGGACGGTCGGAGCGCCGCAGCAGCGCCTCGGCGACGTGCCCGTGGTCGGCTCGTTCCGCAACATCGTGGAGGCGGCGACTGGGGCCCGCGCCGACACCATCGCCGTCACCGGGTCGAACGAGCTGACCGCCTCGCGGCTGCGCCGCCTGGGCTGGCAGCTGGAGGGCTCCGGGATGGATCTCGTCGTGGCGCCCGCCCTGGTCGACGTGGCGGGGCCGCGCATCCACACGCGCCCGGTCGCCGGTCTGCCGCTGATCCACGTCGAGCAGCCCGACTTCGCCGGCGGCACCAAGATCGTGAAGAACGTGGTGGAGCGCATTCTCGCGATCGGCGGGCTGCTGGTCGCCTTGCCGGTCCTGGTTCTCGTGGCGATCGCCGTGAAGCTGGACAGCCGGGGACCGATCCTGTTCCGGCAGCGCCGGGTGGGCCAGCACGGCATCGAGTTCGACGTCTTCAAGTTCCGCACCATGGTCGTCGACGCCGACCAGCTGGTGGAGACCATGTCGGGGCTCAACGAGACCAACGGCCTGATGTTCAAGATGCGTCAGGATCCGCGGGTCACCCGGGTCGGCCGGATCCTGCGCAAGTACTCGCTGGACGAGCTGCCGCAGCTGGTCAACGTCGTCCGCGGAGACATGAGCCTGGTCGGGCCGCGGCCGCCGCTGCCCAAGGAGGTCGCCAAGTACGACGGGGATGTGGCGCGGCGGTTGCTGGTCAAGCCGGGCATCACCGGGCTGTGGCAGGTCAGCGGACGGTCCGACCTGTCCTGGGAGGACGGGATCCGGCTCGACCTCTACTACGTCGAGAACTGGTCGCTGACCTCGGATCTGTCGATCCTCTGGAAGACGGTCGGCGCGGTCGTCCGCTCGCGGGGCGCGTACTGA
- the dtd gene encoding D-aminoacyl-tRNA deacylase encodes MRAVVQTVSRASVTVDGEVVGKVSDGLLVLVGVTHGDTEATAATMARKVHELRILPAEKSASDLGAPLLVVSQFTLYADTSRGRRPGWSAAAPAAVAEPLFTAFVEALRARGATVETGRFRTHMLVESVNVGPNTVIVDL; translated from the coding sequence ATGCGTGCTGTGGTGCAGACGGTCTCCCGGGCGAGCGTGACCGTCGACGGCGAAGTCGTCGGCAAGGTCTCCGACGGTCTCCTGGTCCTGGTGGGAGTGACCCACGGTGATACCGAGGCGACCGCCGCCACGATGGCTCGCAAGGTGCACGAGCTGCGGATCCTGCCGGCGGAGAAGTCCGCGTCCGACCTGGGCGCGCCACTGTTGGTGGTGAGCCAGTTCACCCTGTACGCCGACACGAGCCGGGGCCGCCGCCCGGGCTGGAGCGCCGCCGCACCCGCCGCCGTCGCCGAGCCGCTCTTCACGGCGTTCGTCGAGGCGCTGCGGGCGCGGGGTGCGACTGTCGAGACTGGACGCTTCCGGACCCACATGCTGGTGGAGAGTGTGAACGTCGGCCCGAACACGGTCATCGTCGACCTGTAG